A genomic stretch from Nilaparvata lugens isolate BPH chromosome 8, ASM1435652v1, whole genome shotgun sequence includes:
- the LOC111047420 gene encoding uridine phosphorylase 1 isoform X1 has product MSKYNSSSNGQQDETDYFPEGFVQLQNPHIELMDQDILYHLALGSESHDLIEMFGDIKFVCMGGTPKRVEQFANYIMEEIGHKLPTGTTLQDISKFSYRYSMYKVGPVLSISHGMGIPSVGILLNEVVKLMHHARVQDPIFFRIGTSGGIGVEGGTVILSEEAVNEDLEPCYELSVLGKKVRRPAKLDKKLLRELKSLHHKEDPYETVTGKTMCTLDFYEGQGRLDGAFCHFTETEKMEYLQKLKQEGIVNIEMESLAFAAMTHAAGIRSAIVCVSIVDRLKGDQIHTPKEVLDEWQMRPQQLVARYIKRYLQMKGRISFDKTCGAFSCGGFCSIGIENGMCKEICQKAG; this is encoded by the exons TTTCCCAGAAGGCTTTGTGCAGCTTCAAAACCCGCATATAGAACTAATGGACCAAGACATTCTCTACCATTTGGCACTTGGAAGCGAGTCGCATGATCTCATTGAGATGTTCGGTGATATCAAG TTTGTGTGCATGGGTGGTACGCCGAAACGTGTGGAGCAGTTCGCGAACTATATAATGGAAGAGATCGGTCATAAACTGCCCACGGGTACAACCCTCCAAGACATCAGCAAGTTCTCCTATCGCTACTCCATGTACAAAGTTGGACCTGTCCTCTCCATCAGT CACGGTATGGGCATCCCATCAGTCGGCATCCTACTGAACGAGGTTGTGAAACTGATGCATCACGCCAGGGTGCAAGACCCCATCTTCTTCAGGATCGGAACCAGTGGGGGTATCGGAGTGGAGGGGGGAACAGTTATCCTCTCCGAGGAGGCCGTCAACGAGGATTTGGAGCCTTGCTATGAGCTG TCAGTATTGGGTAAGAAAGTGAGGAGGCCTGCCAAACTTGATAAGAAACTGCTAAGAGAGCTGAAATCGTTACACCATAAAGAGGATCCATACGAAACGGTGACTGGAAAAACTATGTGCACCCTAGACTTCTATGAAG GCCAGGGAAGATTGGATGGCGCTTTCTGCCACTTCACCGAGACCGAGAAGATGGAGTACCTGCAGAAGTTGAAGCAGGAGGGCATTGTCAACATTGAGATGGAGTCGCTTGCGTTTGCGGCCATGACGCATGCGGCCGGCATACGATCCGCGATCGTCTGCGTTTCCATCGTCGACCGGCTCAAGGGCGATCAG ATCCACACTCCGAAAGAAGTCCTGGACGAATGGCAAATGCGACCACAACAGCTGGTTGCCAGATACATAAAGCGCTATCTACAGATGAAGGGACGCATCTCCTTTGACAAAACTTGCGG GGCCTTTTCTTGCGGAGGCTTTTGTTCCATTGGAATTGAGAATGGAATGTGCAAAGAAATATGTCAGAAGGCTGGCTAA
- the LOC111047420 gene encoding uridine phosphorylase 1 isoform X2: MSKYNSSSNGQQDETDYFPEGFVQLQNPHIELMDQDILYHLALGSESHDLIEMFGDIKFVCMGGTPKRVEQFANYIMEEIGHKLPTGTTLQDISKFSYRYSMYKVGPVLSISHGMGIPSVGILLNEVVKLMHHARVQDPIFFRIGTSGGIGVEGGTVILSEEAVNEDLEPCYELSVLGKKVRRPAKLDKKLLRELKSLHHKEDPYETVTGKTMCTLDFYEGQGRLDGAFCHFTETEKMEYLQKLKQEGIVNIEMESLAFAAMTHAAGIRSAIVCVSIVDRLKGDQIHTPKEVLDEWQMRPQQLVARYIKRYLQMKGRISFDKTCGSVSVKSPRRFKLVQQESESYD; encoded by the exons TTTCCCAGAAGGCTTTGTGCAGCTTCAAAACCCGCATATAGAACTAATGGACCAAGACATTCTCTACCATTTGGCACTTGGAAGCGAGTCGCATGATCTCATTGAGATGTTCGGTGATATCAAG TTTGTGTGCATGGGTGGTACGCCGAAACGTGTGGAGCAGTTCGCGAACTATATAATGGAAGAGATCGGTCATAAACTGCCCACGGGTACAACCCTCCAAGACATCAGCAAGTTCTCCTATCGCTACTCCATGTACAAAGTTGGACCTGTCCTCTCCATCAGT CACGGTATGGGCATCCCATCAGTCGGCATCCTACTGAACGAGGTTGTGAAACTGATGCATCACGCCAGGGTGCAAGACCCCATCTTCTTCAGGATCGGAACCAGTGGGGGTATCGGAGTGGAGGGGGGAACAGTTATCCTCTCCGAGGAGGCCGTCAACGAGGATTTGGAGCCTTGCTATGAGCTG TCAGTATTGGGTAAGAAAGTGAGGAGGCCTGCCAAACTTGATAAGAAACTGCTAAGAGAGCTGAAATCGTTACACCATAAAGAGGATCCATACGAAACGGTGACTGGAAAAACTATGTGCACCCTAGACTTCTATGAAG GCCAGGGAAGATTGGATGGCGCTTTCTGCCACTTCACCGAGACCGAGAAGATGGAGTACCTGCAGAAGTTGAAGCAGGAGGGCATTGTCAACATTGAGATGGAGTCGCTTGCGTTTGCGGCCATGACGCATGCGGCCGGCATACGATCCGCGATCGTCTGCGTTTCCATCGTCGACCGGCTCAAGGGCGATCAG ATCCACACTCCGAAAGAAGTCCTGGACGAATGGCAAATGCGACCACAACAGCTGGTTGCCAGATACATAAAGCGCTATCTACAGATGAAGGGACGCATCTCCTTTGACAAAACTTGCGGGTCAGTCAGTGTCAAGAGTCCGCGCCGGTTCAAACTGGTTCAACAGGAGTCAGAAAGCTATGATTAG